A genomic segment from Candidatus Krumholzibacteriota bacterium encodes:
- a CDS encoding DUF58 domain-containing protein, protein MIPKELARQIRVLQITTRKVVNDVLAGEYGSVFKGRGMEFDEVRAYIPGDEIRTIDWNVTARTGEPYVKRFVEERELTVFFLVDLSASGAFGSVRKLKNEVAAEFCALLSFSAVKNNDKVGLILFTDGVEKFIPPKKGTRHVLRVIRELLDFRPRQARTDIVGALDYLGKVTTKRAVVFLVSDFQAEGFERSLRVIGKRHDLVAVTIADPREVRLPDVGLIELEDAETGETVLVDTSSAAVRRRYETLGRERAGRFRELFASMGVDQIELGTDEDYVPKLVGFFRSRERRY, encoded by the coding sequence ATGATCCCGAAGGAACTCGCAAGACAGATCCGCGTGCTCCAGATCACGACCCGGAAGGTCGTCAACGACGTGCTCGCCGGCGAGTACGGCAGCGTCTTCAAGGGCCGCGGCATGGAATTCGACGAGGTGCGCGCGTACATCCCCGGCGACGAGATCCGGACGATCGATTGGAACGTCACCGCCCGCACCGGCGAGCCCTACGTGAAGCGGTTCGTCGAGGAGCGGGAGCTCACCGTGTTCTTCCTCGTCGATCTCTCCGCCTCGGGCGCCTTCGGATCGGTGCGGAAGCTGAAGAACGAGGTCGCGGCCGAGTTCTGCGCCCTCCTCTCGTTCTCCGCCGTCAAGAACAACGACAAGGTGGGGCTGATCCTCTTCACCGACGGCGTGGAGAAGTTCATCCCGCCGAAGAAGGGCACGCGCCACGTGCTGCGCGTGATACGCGAGCTGCTCGATTTCAGGCCGCGCCAGGCGCGAACGGACATCGTCGGGGCGCTCGACTACCTCGGCAAGGTCACCACGAAGCGCGCCGTCGTCTTCCTCGTCTCCGACTTCCAGGCCGAGGGGTTCGAGCGCTCGCTGCGCGTGATCGGCAAGCGGCACGACCTCGTCGCCGTCACCATCGCCGATCCCCGCGAGGTCAGGCTTCCCGACGTGGGACTGATCGAGCTCGAGGACGCGGAGACGGGCGAGACGGTCCTCGTCGACACCTCCAGCGCGGCCGTCCGGCGCCGGTACGAGACGCTGGGGCGCGAGCGCGCCGGGCGTTTCCGCGAGCTCTTCGCCTCGATGGGCGTCGACCAGATCGAGCTGGGCACCGACGAGGACTACGTGCCGAAGCTCGTCGGCTTCTTCCGGTCGCGGGAAAGGCGGTACTAG
- a CDS encoding T9SS type A sorting domain-containing protein, translating to MRTRIIARLAAAALLAALAAPATPAFSDETDERIERLNRHLEQHEYDWRAKRTPLSDLSRAEKLMRLGQLPPLPVDERLPVITAPAGATYDAVLDWRTLGGTTPARDQRSCGSCWAFAAVGQMESHILIFEERSLDLSEQTVIDCNPYDSGCDGGWAVSAYRAIFGYGATLESCNPYQIRDDLPCTEENCEIQGHLAGWASVSNDVNSIKEALLTGPVYTTIDIVDRFYDYASGCFSWEDEVVGYHAVLIVGWNDNLCGGEGAWIIKNSWGTGWGEDGFGYVKYGNNNIGYGTYQIQYDPWDVFVRVDSPNGGEILPVGSTQTIEWTVSRAVPDSVTLFLSLDGGVTWPETIASGIVGATSCEWTVPNLPVATARVKAIAWYGYAGIVGGLDWSDGDFTIQGPPYRFVSPTGGDIPPYSLPAWAATDIQTAVDAAEPGDTVMVETGVYNEAVTVEKAVYLMGGWNAGFLERDPGLHVTTIHSGGSPVSFMNVGPAPCGIEGFTITGGTGREANLPAAGGYGGGVFSYVASPVIRNNRFAATGYTSISGFSGGGAIACHTGSVVIEGNEIDGCAAQSGGGIYLYDVDATIEGNHVHDCAPHPDYTGPRAGGALYALHADVTLRGNRFENNDGYAKGGGVYVELGSVASDGDTLAGNDCLDVGGGICVIRSSLFLSKTIVTGNSAVSSAGGISHRAGLIGIKNCLVSDNEAGILAGGVNADSCWGLVQNNTVDRNRAGYQGGNIFVSNPVSLALENNLVTNGAGNGVYAAGPGFTFSWNGLWGNLPLDCDGFTPDSTNVAGDPLFADTASMDYQLLVHSAGIDAGDPAGGADPDGSRADLGMHGGPGADTAAPPRVANLAAVAAGDTSIALSWDGMLPGGLAWFAVYGDTVDGFVPSAATFLAAVPPVENTWLHEEASGCWFYRVSAVGSLLYGGGYAAQSGACVAGADRVPPTVVLAAPVGGESVGIGDTLHVRWIAGDDRAVDSVSVQLSRNGGGAWTEIAAAAPGDTLLSWIADGPAGDSCRVRVIAWDVAGNTGEDASDGLFSIEAQATGGGDAAPAANGLQQNFPNPFNGTTTIRFSLAGPAPVDVAVYDPAGRLVRSLVRGWMPGGVHTVVWNGRDDTGRGVASGVYFLRMGTGSFVSTRKIVYLR from the coding sequence ATGCGAACGAGAATCATCGCGCGGCTCGCCGCCGCGGCGCTGCTCGCCGCCCTCGCGGCGCCGGCCACCCCAGCCTTCTCCGACGAGACCGACGAGCGGATCGAACGCCTCAACCGCCACCTCGAACAGCACGAATACGACTGGCGCGCGAAGCGCACGCCGCTCTCCGACCTCAGTCGGGCCGAGAAGCTGATGCGTCTCGGGCAGCTCCCGCCCCTTCCCGTGGACGAACGCCTCCCCGTCATCACCGCGCCCGCCGGGGCGACCTACGACGCCGTCCTCGACTGGCGGACGCTCGGCGGCACGACCCCCGCGAGGGACCAGCGCTCCTGCGGCTCCTGCTGGGCCTTCGCCGCCGTCGGCCAGATGGAATCGCACATCCTCATTTTCGAGGAGCGGAGCCTCGACCTCTCCGAACAGACGGTGATCGACTGCAACCCGTACGATTCGGGCTGCGATGGCGGCTGGGCCGTCTCGGCCTACCGCGCCATCTTCGGATACGGCGCCACGCTCGAGTCCTGCAACCCCTACCAGATCCGCGACGACCTCCCCTGCACCGAGGAGAACTGCGAGATCCAGGGGCACCTCGCCGGCTGGGCGAGCGTCTCGAACGACGTCAACTCGATAAAGGAAGCCCTCCTCACCGGCCCCGTCTACACGACGATCGACATCGTCGACCGCTTCTACGACTACGCCTCGGGCTGCTTCTCCTGGGAGGACGAGGTCGTCGGCTACCATGCCGTCCTCATCGTCGGCTGGAACGACAACCTCTGCGGCGGCGAGGGCGCGTGGATCATCAAGAACTCCTGGGGCACCGGCTGGGGCGAGGACGGGTTCGGCTACGTGAAATACGGCAACAACAACATCGGGTATGGCACCTACCAGATCCAGTACGATCCCTGGGACGTCTTCGTGCGCGTCGACTCCCCGAACGGCGGCGAGATCCTGCCGGTCGGCTCCACGCAGACGATAGAGTGGACGGTCTCCCGCGCCGTGCCCGACTCGGTGACGCTCTTTTTGAGCCTCGACGGAGGCGTCACGTGGCCCGAGACGATCGCCTCGGGGATCGTCGGCGCGACGAGCTGCGAGTGGACCGTCCCCAATCTTCCCGTCGCCACCGCGCGTGTCAAGGCGATCGCCTGGTACGGCTACGCCGGAATTGTCGGCGGACTCGACTGGAGCGACGGGGATTTCACCATCCAGGGCCCTCCCTACCGGTTCGTCTCGCCGACCGGCGGCGACATCCCCCCGTACTCGCTGCCCGCGTGGGCGGCCACCGACATCCAGACGGCCGTCGACGCGGCCGAACCGGGCGACACGGTGATGGTGGAAACGGGCGTCTACAACGAAGCCGTCACCGTCGAGAAGGCCGTCTATCTCATGGGCGGCTGGAACGCCGGTTTCCTCGAGCGCGATCCCGGCCTCCACGTCACGACGATCCACAGCGGGGGCTCCCCCGTCTCCTTCATGAACGTCGGCCCCGCTCCCTGCGGGATCGAGGGGTTCACGATCACGGGCGGAACGGGGCGCGAGGCCAACCTTCCCGCCGCCGGGGGCTACGGCGGCGGCGTCTTCAGCTACGTCGCCTCGCCCGTCATCCGGAACAACCGCTTCGCCGCCACCGGCTACACCTCGATCAGCGGTTTCAGCGGCGGCGGCGCGATCGCCTGCCACACGGGATCGGTCGTCATCGAGGGTAACGAGATCGACGGCTGCGCGGCACAGAGCGGCGGCGGGATCTACCTCTACGACGTCGACGCGACGATCGAGGGCAATCACGTGCACGACTGCGCCCCGCATCCGGACTACACCGGGCCGAGGGCCGGCGGCGCGCTCTACGCCCTCCACGCCGACGTGACGCTCCGGGGGAACCGCTTCGAAAACAACGACGGCTACGCGAAGGGGGGCGGCGTCTACGTCGAGCTCGGCTCGGTCGCATCCGACGGCGACACCCTCGCCGGCAACGACTGCCTCGACGTCGGGGGCGGCATCTGCGTCATCCGTTCCTCCCTCTTCCTCTCGAAGACGATCGTCACGGGCAACTCGGCCGTCTCCTCGGCCGGCGGCATCAGCCATCGAGCCGGCCTCATCGGGATAAAGAACTGCCTCGTTTCCGACAACGAGGCGGGGATCCTCGCCGGCGGCGTCAACGCGGACAGCTGCTGGGGCCTCGTGCAGAACAACACCGTCGACAGGAACCGCGCCGGCTACCAGGGAGGGAACATCTTCGTCTCGAATCCCGTCTCCCTCGCCCTGGAGAACAACCTCGTCACCAACGGCGCCGGCAACGGCGTGTACGCGGCGGGCCCGGGCTTCACCTTCTCCTGGAACGGCCTCTGGGGCAACCTGCCCCTCGACTGCGACGGCTTCACGCCGGATTCGACGAACGTCGCCGGGGATCCGCTCTTCGCCGATACGGCCTCGATGGACTACCAGCTCCTCGTGCACTCCGCGGGGATCGACGCCGGCGACCCGGCGGGAGGCGCCGACCCGGACGGCTCGCGCGCCGACCTGGGGATGCACGGCGGCCCGGGGGCCGATACGGCGGCGCCCCCCCGCGTGGCGAACCTCGCGGCGGTGGCCGCGGGCGACACGTCGATCGCCCTCTCCTGGGACGGGATGCTTCCCGGCGGTCTCGCCTGGTTCGCCGTCTACGGCGACACCGTCGACGGGTTCGTCCCGTCGGCGGCGACCTTCCTCGCCGCCGTTCCGCCCGTCGAGAACACCTGGCTCCACGAGGAGGCGTCGGGCTGCTGGTTCTACCGGGTCTCCGCGGTGGGCAGCCTCCTCTACGGCGGCGGATACGCGGCGCAGTCGGGGGCCTGCGTGGCCGGCGCCGACCGTGTTCCGCCGACCGTGGTCCTCGCCGCCCCCGTCGGGGGCGAGTCGGTCGGGATCGGGGACACGCTGCACGTGAGATGGATTGCCGGGGACGACCGCGCGGTGGATTCGGTGAGCGTGCAGCTGTCGAGGAACGGCGGCGGCGCCTGGACCGAGATCGCCGCGGCCGCCCCGGGCGACACGCTTCTCTCCTGGATCGCCGACGGCCCGGCCGGCGATTCGTGCCGCGTCCGGGTGATCGCGTGGGACGTCGCCGGCAACACGGGCGAGGACGCGAGCGACGGGCTCTTCTCCATCGAGGCGCAGGCGACCGGTGGCGGCGACGCCGCGCCGGCCGCGAACGGCCTGCAACAGAATTTCCCCAACCCCTTCAACGGCACGACGACGATCCGCTTCTCGCTGGCCGGGCCCGCCCCGGTCGACGTGGCCGTCTACGACCCGGCCGGCCGGCTCGTTCGCTCGCTCGTCCGGGGTTGGATGCCCGGCGGCGTCCACACGGTCGTCTGGAACGGACGGGACGACACGGGACGCGGCGTCGCCTCCGGCGTCTATTTCCTGCGCATGGGAACGGGGTCGTTCGTATCCACGAGGAAGATCGTCTACCTCCGCTGA
- a CDS encoding VWA domain-containing protein, protein MTMRFASPLAFLLLLALPGILWLRSRRRPGSLRFSSLGNARQAGSSPRRRLAQVPLWLRIAAVVLLVLALARPQMGREKVRDVTKGIAIQMVLDRSGSMKAEMDYGGRRLNRLEAVKKVFEEFLLGNGGDLGGRPNDLVGMVAFARYADTMAPLTLGHGALLRFLDGVRIVARRNEDGTAVGDAVALAAARLRTAEEDLERMAEESGEREYEIKSKIIILLTDGQNNFGKRTPDEAADLAARWGIKVYTIGVGAGEGVSTMQTLLGAFKVPSGGGVDTATLQRIAERTGGVFRLAEDEASLREIYREIDRLEKSEIESVRYVDYQELFAPFALAGFILLLLEVLLGATFFRRLP, encoded by the coding sequence GTGACCATGAGATTCGCCTCTCCGCTGGCATTCCTGCTGCTCCTCGCCCTTCCGGGCATCCTGTGGCTCCGGTCGCGCCGGCGCCCGGGGAGCCTGCGATTCTCCTCGCTGGGGAACGCGCGGCAAGCCGGTTCGTCTCCCCGGCGACGGCTCGCGCAGGTCCCCCTCTGGCTCCGCATCGCGGCCGTCGTTCTGCTCGTCCTGGCGCTCGCCCGCCCGCAGATGGGGCGGGAGAAGGTCAGGGACGTCACGAAGGGGATCGCCATCCAGATGGTCCTCGACCGCTCGGGAAGCATGAAGGCGGAGATGGACTACGGGGGGCGGCGGCTCAACCGGCTGGAGGCGGTCAAGAAGGTCTTCGAGGAGTTCCTCCTCGGCAACGGCGGGGATCTCGGCGGGCGGCCGAACGACCTCGTCGGCATGGTCGCCTTCGCGAGGTACGCCGATACGATGGCGCCGCTCACGCTCGGCCACGGCGCGCTCCTGCGCTTCCTCGACGGCGTCCGCATCGTCGCGAGGCGGAACGAGGACGGGACGGCCGTCGGCGACGCCGTCGCCCTCGCCGCGGCGCGGCTCCGCACCGCCGAGGAGGATCTCGAGCGAATGGCCGAGGAATCGGGCGAGCGGGAATACGAGATCAAGAGCAAGATCATCATCCTGCTCACCGACGGGCAGAACAACTTCGGCAAACGGACTCCCGACGAGGCGGCCGATCTCGCCGCGCGATGGGGGATCAAGGTCTACACGATCGGCGTCGGCGCCGGCGAGGGCGTGTCCACCATGCAAACGCTTCTCGGCGCCTTCAAGGTCCCCTCCGGGGGAGGCGTCGACACGGCGACCCTCCAGCGGATCGCGGAACGGACGGGGGGCGTCTTCCGCCTCGCCGAGGACGAGGCGTCCCTGCGCGAGATCTACCGCGAGATAGACCGGCTCGAGAAGAGCGAGATCGAATCGGTGCGCTACGTCGACTACCAGGAGCTCTTCGCGCCCTTCGCCCTCGCCGGGTTCATCCTGCTGCTGCTCGAGGTCCTGCTCGGCGCCACTTTCTTCAGGAGGCTTCCCTGA
- a CDS encoding BatD family protein: MNPTIRIISAIFLAVAIAAPLAAQDVEVRIEVETRDVYAGESFLAQIVVDGADDVEPPDLGELDGFSVEYLGGSNNSSQQIAIVNGRMQRTVQKSFLFTWRLTPTRVGRLVIPAIDVRAGGGSFRTRPVSISARRPEETEDFKLRIRLSRETCYVGEPVVLSVTWYLRRDVQDFSFTAPLLESADFRFADPEVEIDPNRRYFRVPLGGGETIAEKGKGILDGENYATLSFRKAVIPLRAGTFDIPPIIVQCEAGTGISGRGDLFDRFFNDDFFRTSRTRPQKYVVPSNELLLDVKPLPREGRPAGFAGHVGEYRISTTAEPTEVNVGDPITLTIVLEGPDYLGGVDLPPLAGRPEFAERFKVPAERADGRVEGKRKIFTQTLRALDDEVDEIPPVRLDYFDTAERRYETAASEPIPLVVRPTRVVTASDAEGVAGSPAAAPIERWKEGIAYNYEGPGVTEAQPLGPGALLAHPARLALLVAPPAVYALLLGGLLVSRRRRSDPAGRRARSAFRRLRRRLDAIAADAEANERCERALEALREYIGDKLRRPGATLTAADIERLLAGRGVSAETIRVVVGVIGTCEMGSYAGGLSAGEDGGELAGRVAEAAGLVEKELG; encoded by the coding sequence ATGAACCCGACGATACGTATCATATCGGCGATCTTCCTGGCGGTCGCGATCGCGGCGCCCCTCGCGGCGCAGGACGTGGAGGTCCGCATCGAGGTGGAGACGCGGGACGTCTACGCGGGGGAGTCCTTTCTCGCGCAGATCGTCGTCGACGGGGCCGACGACGTCGAACCTCCCGATCTCGGCGAACTCGACGGGTTCTCGGTGGAGTATCTCGGCGGCAGCAACAACAGCAGCCAGCAGATCGCGATCGTGAACGGCAGGATGCAGCGGACCGTGCAGAAGAGCTTCCTCTTCACGTGGCGGCTCACGCCGACGCGCGTCGGCCGTCTCGTCATTCCCGCGATCGACGTCAGGGCGGGCGGCGGTTCCTTCCGCACGCGCCCCGTGTCGATCTCGGCGCGCAGGCCGGAGGAGACGGAGGACTTCAAGCTGCGTATCAGGCTCTCGCGCGAGACCTGCTACGTCGGCGAGCCGGTCGTCCTCTCGGTCACCTGGTACCTGCGGCGCGACGTCCAGGATTTCAGCTTCACCGCGCCGCTTCTGGAGAGCGCCGATTTCCGGTTCGCCGACCCCGAGGTGGAGATCGATCCGAACCGCCGGTATTTCCGCGTTCCGCTCGGCGGCGGCGAGACGATCGCCGAGAAGGGGAAGGGGATCCTCGACGGCGAGAATTACGCCACGCTGTCCTTCAGGAAGGCGGTGATCCCCCTGCGCGCGGGGACCTTCGACATTCCCCCGATCATCGTGCAGTGCGAGGCGGGCACGGGGATCAGCGGGCGCGGCGACCTGTTCGACCGGTTCTTCAATGACGATTTCTTCCGCACGAGCCGGACGCGGCCGCAGAAGTACGTCGTTCCGTCGAACGAGCTCCTGCTCGACGTGAAGCCGCTCCCGCGGGAGGGGCGACCGGCGGGGTTCGCCGGGCACGTCGGCGAGTACCGCATCTCGACGACCGCCGAGCCGACCGAGGTGAACGTGGGCGATCCGATCACGCTGACGATCGTCCTCGAGGGGCCCGATTATCTCGGGGGAGTCGATCTGCCGCCACTCGCGGGACGGCCGGAGTTCGCCGAGCGGTTCAAAGTGCCCGCGGAGCGCGCCGACGGCCGCGTCGAGGGAAAACGGAAGATCTTCACGCAGACGCTCCGCGCGCTCGACGACGAAGTCGACGAGATCCCGCCGGTGCGGCTCGACTACTTCGATACGGCGGAGCGGCGGTACGAGACGGCGGCGAGCGAGCCGATCCCGCTCGTCGTGAGGCCGACGCGCGTCGTCACCGCGAGCGACGCCGAGGGCGTCGCGGGGAGCCCGGCCGCCGCGCCGATCGAGCGCTGGAAGGAAGGGATCGCCTACAACTACGAGGGGCCCGGGGTGACGGAGGCGCAGCCGCTGGGGCCAGGCGCCCTTCTCGCGCATCCGGCGCGGCTCGCGCTGCTCGTCGCGCCGCCGGCCGTGTACGCGCTGCTGCTCGGCGGTCTGCTGGTCTCGCGGCGCCGCCGCTCCGATCCCGCGGGGAGGCGGGCGCGAAGCGCCTTCCGCCGGCTCCGGCGCCGCCTCGACGCGATTGCCGCGGACGCGGAAGCAAACGAACGCTGCGAACGGGCGCTGGAGGCCTTGCGCGAATACATCGGCGACAAGCTGCGCCGGCCCGGCGCCACCCTGACGGCCGCCGACATCGAGCGGCTGCTCGCCGGACGGGGGGTGTCGGCGGAGACGATCCGCGTCGTCGTCGGTGTCATCGGCACCTGCGAGATGGGATCGTACGCGGGAGGCCTCTCGGCGGGGGAGGACGGCGGAGAGCTCGCGGGACGGGTCGCCGAAGCGGCCGGACTCGTCGAAAAGGAGCTGGGATGA
- a CDS encoding VWA domain-containing protein — translation MRFGNVHMFLLLWSAPAIVLCLVWAARMRRRAICRFVDAGLIGRVRFTVNAAARRWKAALFILGVVFVVLALARPAWNPRPRTVERRGRDIVFVLDVSRSMLAEDLAPNRLERARLAIRDMVDRLEGDRVGLVAFAGSAVLRCPLTLDYGFFTMMLDDTDIYSVARGGTMIGDAIRKALDEAFDDQEKKYKDILLVTDGEDHDSFPVEAAEEAGNRGIRLLAVGLGDEDTGRRIPVTGDDGKRTFLTHEGREVWSRLDAATLREMVNRTPGGRYLNVATGAIDLGDVYTKLIAGEEKREIESMTVKLYEEKYQIFLAVALFFLLAEMLVDERRRAVR, via the coding sequence ATGCGGTTCGGAAACGTGCATATGTTCCTTCTTCTCTGGTCGGCGCCGGCGATCGTGCTCTGTCTCGTCTGGGCGGCGCGCATGCGGCGGCGGGCGATTTGCAGATTCGTCGACGCTGGGCTCATCGGGCGAGTCCGGTTCACGGTGAACGCCGCCGCGAGGCGCTGGAAGGCGGCGCTCTTCATACTCGGCGTCGTCTTCGTCGTCCTCGCCCTCGCGCGACCCGCGTGGAATCCCCGGCCGCGGACCGTCGAGCGGCGCGGCCGCGACATCGTCTTCGTCCTCGACGTGAGCCGGTCGATGCTGGCCGAGGACCTCGCCCCCAACCGGCTCGAGCGCGCCCGGCTCGCGATCCGCGACATGGTCGACCGGCTCGAGGGAGATCGCGTGGGCCTCGTCGCATTCGCCGGGTCGGCCGTCCTCCGCTGTCCCCTGACCCTCGACTACGGCTTCTTCACGATGATGCTCGACGACACGGACATCTATTCCGTCGCCCGCGGAGGGACGATGATCGGGGACGCGATCCGCAAGGCGCTGGACGAGGCCTTCGACGACCAGGAGAAGAAGTACAAGGACATCCTCCTCGTCACCGACGGCGAGGACCACGATTCCTTCCCGGTCGAGGCGGCGGAGGAGGCGGGGAACCGCGGGATCAGGCTGCTCGCGGTCGGTCTCGGCGACGAGGACACGGGCAGGCGGATACCGGTCACCGGCGACGACGGGAAACGGACCTTCCTCACCCACGAGGGGCGCGAGGTATGGAGCCGGCTCGACGCGGCGACCCTGCGCGAGATGGTCAACCGGACGCCGGGCGGACGCTACCTGAACGTGGCAACGGGAGCGATCGATCTCGGCGACGTCTACACGAAACTGATCGCGGGGGAGGAGAAGCGGGAGATCGAATCGATGACGGTCAAGCTCTACGAGGAGAAGTACCAGATATTCCTCGCCGTCGCGCTCTTCTTCCTTCTGGCGGAGATGCTCGTCGACGAGCGGAGGAGGGCCGTACGGTGA
- a CDS encoding DMT family transporter, with protein sequence MGEIFALTTALIWAMAVILLKKSGERIPPFVLNYFRVAVSGTLFVVTILVGRVQFFGRAPLADYLVLVLSGTIAIAVSDTFFHRCLNVAGAGITAIVDCLYSPFVVLTAFLLIGERVGPWDLVGMGFIIVGVLVAAGHRPPPGTPRRRIVVGVMWGVLAMATLAFGIVIAKPVLERHPVLWATAVRQLGALLVMTPVAFLARRRATIAALRPSRHWVFMIPAAVLGSFLALLFWIAGMKYTQVGSAAILNQTSTIHILVFASLFLGEPFTRRKLAAIILAVAGIVMVTAL encoded by the coding sequence GTGGGTGAGATATTCGCCCTGACGACCGCTTTGATCTGGGCGATGGCCGTGATCCTGCTCAAGAAGTCGGGGGAGCGGATCCCGCCCTTCGTGCTCAACTATTTCCGGGTCGCCGTCTCCGGCACGCTCTTCGTCGTCACGATCCTCGTCGGCCGCGTCCAGTTCTTCGGACGGGCGCCCCTTGCGGACTACCTCGTTCTCGTGCTCAGCGGAACGATCGCGATCGCCGTGTCGGACACCTTCTTCCACCGGTGCCTGAACGTGGCGGGAGCGGGGATCACGGCGATCGTGGATTGCCTGTATTCCCCCTTCGTCGTCCTGACCGCGTTCCTGCTGATCGGCGAGCGCGTCGGCCCGTGGGATCTCGTCGGCATGGGATTCATCATCGTCGGCGTGCTCGTCGCCGCCGGGCACCGCCCCCCCCCGGGCACGCCGAGGCGGCGGATCGTCGTCGGCGTCATGTGGGGCGTGCTGGCGATGGCGACGCTCGCCTTCGGGATCGTCATCGCCAAACCGGTGCTGGAGCGCCATCCGGTGCTGTGGGCCACTGCGGTCCGCCAGCTCGGCGCCCTCCTCGTCATGACGCCCGTCGCCTTCCTCGCCCGCCGGCGCGCGACGATCGCGGCCCTGCGCCCGTCGCGCCACTGGGTCTTCATGATCCCCGCGGCGGTCCTCGGTTCCTTCCTCGCCCTGCTCTTCTGGATCGCGGGGATGAAATACACGCAGGTGGGCTCGGCGGCGATCCTCAACCAGACGAGCACGATACACATCCTCGTCTTCGCCTCGCTCTTCCTCGGCGAGCCCTTCACCCGGCGCAAGCTGGCCGCGATCATCCTCGCGGTCGCCGGGATCGTCATGGTGACCGCCCTCTAG
- a CDS encoding AAA family ATPase → MAIDVKQIGEKVEKESALLARVRSEIARAIVGQEYLVERLLIGMLCNNHVLIEGVPGLAKTLAVTTLSRVVRASFHRIQFTPDLLPADLVGTLIYNPRSGEFTTRKGPIFANIILADEINRAPAKVQSALLEAMQERQVTIGDESHVLEEPFLVLATQNPIEQEGTYPLPEAQVDRFMLKLRVTYPTKEQEKLILQRMATSDPSIRIEPVMEPGDILRLRRLTDEIYMDEKIEDYIVDVVQATRTPDAYGLDVGGLILYGASPRATIFLAMAARAHALLQGRAYVTPQDVKSIGMDVLRHRVIVTYEAEAEEKTSEDVVSAIFDSVAVP, encoded by the coding sequence ATGGCCATCGACGTCAAGCAGATCGGAGAGAAGGTCGAGAAGGAGAGCGCCCTTCTCGCGCGGGTGCGGAGCGAGATCGCGCGGGCGATCGTCGGACAGGAGTATCTCGTCGAGCGGCTTTTGATCGGGATGCTCTGCAACAACCACGTGCTGATCGAGGGAGTGCCCGGGCTGGCGAAGACCCTCGCCGTGACGACGCTCTCGCGCGTCGTCCGCGCCTCCTTCCACCGGATCCAGTTCACACCGGACCTCCTGCCGGCGGACCTCGTCGGCACGCTGATCTACAATCCGCGCTCGGGGGAGTTCACCACCAGGAAGGGACCGATCTTCGCCAACATCATCCTCGCCGACGAGATCAACCGCGCGCCGGCGAAGGTGCAGAGCGCCCTCCTCGAGGCGATGCAGGAGCGCCAGGTGACGATCGGCGACGAGAGCCACGTTCTCGAGGAGCCCTTCCTCGTGCTCGCCACGCAGAACCCGATCGAGCAGGAGGGGACCTACCCGCTTCCCGAGGCGCAGGTCGACCGGTTCATGCTCAAGCTCCGCGTCACCTACCCGACGAAAGAGCAGGAGAAGCTCATCCTGCAGCGGATGGCGACGAGCGATCCGTCGATCCGGATCGAGCCGGTCATGGAGCCCGGCGACATCCTCAGGCTTCGCCGGCTCACCGACGAGATCTACATGGACGAGAAAATCGAGGACTACATCGTCGACGTCGTGCAGGCGACGCGCACGCCTGACGCGTACGGGCTCGACGTCGGCGGCCTGATCCTCTACGGGGCCTCGCCGCGCGCGACGATCTTCCTCGCGATGGCCGCGCGGGCGCACGCCCTGCTCCAGGGACGCGCGTACGTGACGCCGCAGGACGTCAAGTCGATCGGCATGGACGTCCTCCGTCACCGCGTCATCGTCACCTACGAGGCCGAGGCCGAGGAGAAGACGAGCGAGGACGTCGTCTCCGCGATATTCGACAGCGTCGCCGTGCCATGA